ATTTTATAGATCAACCCCAAATTCCATAAATCTACTGGCAGTTCTGGATCGTAACATTGCTTTAAAATTTCAATCACTTGATCTTCTTTTACTTGTGCCATTACTGGGTTACCTCCCGTACACTCATTTGCGAAAACATATTTCGCATATTATCATTAATGCGTTGGATTGGTACACGGATATTGCACGTGCCCAATTGAATACAATCAGATTCGAAAAAACAATCCATCATACCTAATGGACCTTCAAGGTTCTCGAAAAAATCTTTTAAAGAAATATGATCAAGATTGGCAAGGATGCGATATCCGCCAGCTGGACCTTGCACCGCTTCAACGATACCATCTTTTGCCATTTGTTGCAATGTTTTGGCTAACAATTGCTGGGGGATACCATATTGGGTTGCAATCTCCTTGGCGCTGGTCAATCCGTCA
Above is a window of Candidatus Neomarinimicrobiota bacterium DNA encoding:
- a CDS encoding Rrf2 family transcriptional regulator; translation: MLKITRKVEYALIALRHMQSENNDGLTSAKEIATQYGIPQQLLAKTLQQMAKDGIVEAVQGPAGGYRILANLDHISLKDFFENLEGPLGMMDCFFESDCIQLGTCNIRVPIQRINDNMRNMFSQMSVREVTQ